In Saprospiraceae bacterium, one DNA window encodes the following:
- a CDS encoding DUF3857 domain-containing protein has translation MNKNSAQGCFIMMTCLIVLNLSAQSDINEMKKRYPGYSELIIKESQTYDFSIQDKKPSILQDNYFESVILSENGIHNNAENLSFSQLVPLKSYEGFTSVKIDGKEKKIPVKELSDVAESSGSVFHSDLKSKKLLFTNLDIGAKKIYSYQSEFLDPFLLHKFVFSGHIPVEESTLEISVDKDIEIGYKIFNNVANDIEFSQTSKRKKNIYRWTRKNGKPLKFESNHPGVLHIAPHIMVYIRSYKLDDKSVPVLGNVGNLYNYYKNFVSAINKKDDAELVETTKKITTNLNTDEEKIKAIYYWVKDHIKYVAFEYGYEGFIPREASLVYERKFGDCKDMSSIITTMARYAGIKDVNLCWIGTRRLPYTYADVATPGVDDHMIASITLDGKTIFLDATDTETGYGLPTGFIQGKEALIQRGDSFSIEKVPVVSPEMNLQQELIRIHTQQNTIHGKASYQTHGLSRSNVLHSLGDATKEKRFNKIKDLLLKGNNKFKLKDFKEENIRERDLPYSIDYSFTLENFMVATGKQSFISLMLVKPFEKNIIEQNRESKYDFDNLTQYKYTIELEIPQGKVVNNVPQNFSESNDLIDYKISYTLKDKTVILEMDIKNKKLMLEKADFGSWNESIKKLKAKYQETIVLADKS, from the coding sequence CAAGGTTGTTTTATCATGATGACGTGCCTGATAGTCCTAAACCTATCTGCTCAGAGTGATATCAACGAAATGAAAAAACGATATCCCGGATATAGCGAACTCATCATCAAAGAAAGCCAGACCTATGACTTTTCTATCCAGGATAAAAAGCCATCTATCCTTCAGGACAATTATTTTGAGTCAGTCATTCTTTCAGAAAATGGTATTCACAACAATGCAGAAAATCTTTCTTTTTCTCAGCTTGTTCCTCTGAAGTCATACGAGGGCTTTACTTCAGTAAAAATCGATGGAAAGGAGAAAAAAATTCCTGTGAAAGAGCTTTCTGATGTAGCAGAGTCATCGGGCAGCGTATTTCATAGCGATTTAAAATCCAAAAAACTTCTTTTTACCAATCTCGATATAGGGGCGAAAAAGATATACAGCTATCAGTCCGAATTCTTAGACCCGTTTCTGCTTCATAAATTTGTATTTTCAGGACATATACCGGTAGAAGAGTCCACACTTGAGATAAGCGTGGATAAAGATATAGAGATAGGCTACAAAATCTTCAACAATGTAGCCAATGATATTGAGTTCAGTCAGACCAGCAAACGTAAAAAGAATATATACCGATGGACAAGAAAAAACGGCAAACCCTTAAAGTTTGAGAGTAATCATCCGGGAGTACTCCATATCGCACCACACATCATGGTATATATCAGGAGTTATAAACTTGATGACAAATCAGTGCCCGTACTGGGAAATGTAGGTAATCTTTACAATTATTATAAAAATTTTGTTTCTGCCATCAATAAAAAAGATGATGCCGAACTCGTTGAAACCACCAAAAAAATTACAACAAACCTGAACACCGATGAAGAAAAAATCAAAGCCATCTACTATTGGGTGAAAGATCATATCAAGTATGTGGCTTTTGAATACGGGTATGAAGGTTTTATCCCAAGAGAAGCCTCACTGGTATATGAGAGAAAATTCGGAGACTGCAAGGACATGTCGAGTATCATCACCACTATGGCCAGATATGCAGGTATCAAAGACGTCAATCTGTGCTGGATCGGTACACGCCGACTTCCATACACCTACGCAGATGTGGCTACGCCAGGAGTAGATGATCATATGATAGCCAGTATCACGCTGGATGGTAAGACGATATTTCTTGATGCCACAGATACTGAGACGGGGTATGGTCTGCCCACCGGATTTATACAGGGTAAAGAAGCACTTATACAGCGTGGTGATTCATTCTCTATAGAAAAAGTACCAGTAGTATCTCCCGAGATGAATCTACAGCAGGAGCTTATCCGGATTCATACCCAGCAAAATACCATCCACGGCAAAGCATCTTATCAGACGCACGGACTTAGTCGCAGCAATGTGTTGCATTCTCTGGGTGATGCCACTAAAGAAAAACGATTCAATAAGATAAAAGACCTCTTGCTCAAAGGCAACAATAAATTCAAACTCAAAGACTTTAAAGAAGAAAATATCCGTGAGAGAGACCTTCCCTATAGTATTGATTACTCGTTTACGCTGGAAAACTTTATGGTCGCCACCGGAAAGCAATCATTTATATCCCTCATGCTTGTGAAGCCATTTGAAAAAAATATCATAGAACAAAACAGGGAGTCCAAGTATGACTTCGACAACCTTACCCAGTACAAATATACCATTGAGCTTGAAATTCCCCAAGGCAAAGTTGTCAACAATGTGCCTCAGAATTTTTCTGAATCAAATGATTTGATAGATTATAAAATATCTTACACACTTAAGGACAAAACCGTGATACTTGAAATGGATATAAAAAATAAAAAACTCATGCTCGAAAAAGCTGACTTTGGATCATGGAATGAATCAATCAAAAAACTAAAGGCAAAATATCAGGAAACCATCGTCCTCGCTGATAAATCTTAA